In Kaistia defluvii, the sequence CGAGGAAGGCTACGACCGGACGATCTACATCCACGGCGCGCTGGAAAAGCTCTGCCGGCTCTACGAGGAAGAGGGCATCGACCTGGGCCCGCTGGAGCAGGCGACCGTCGAAACCGGGCGCAAATCCAAGGACGCCGTCGATTTCGCCGGTGCCGTGGTAGTGGGGCCGCCATCGGCCTTCGCCGATCGCTGGGCGCGGCGCTTTCCCGATCCGGTCTCGTGCTTTGCCTCGGGGTGGATGTCGATCCGCCAGCGCGCCAAGCAGCGCGGCGTCGAGCTGCCGCTGATCATCTCGGATCATTGCGACTGGGGCGAACTGACCGAGACCATCGCCGAGATTGCTCCCGCCGAGGTCTGGGTCACGCATGGCCGCGAGGAGGCGCTGGTGCGATGGTGCGAACTGGCCGGCATCCGCGCCCGTCCCCTGCACATGGTCGGCTACGAGGACGAGGCGGAGTAGGCTTGGTTTCTTACCTCTCCCTCAGGGAGAGGTGAAGAATGGTGCCTGCGTTTGCCCCAGCTAGTGCCGCGTTTCGCGCCAGAGCAGGAACATCGACGCGCCGACGATCAGCGCCGCCCCGAGCCAGAGCTGGCTTGACGGCACCCAGCCGAAGACGAGCCAGCCGGCGAGCACGTTGAGCGGCAGCTTCACATGGTCGAAGGGCTGCACATAGGCGGCGTCCGCCTTGGCATAGGCGAGCGCCAGAAAGCCCTGCGCGGCGGCGGTGAGCACACCGACCGCGACGATCGCCATCCAGGCATCGCCGGAGGGAATGGCGATGCCGGAAGGCAGCGCCAGCACCAGATTGACCGGCGCGAGCAGCAGCAGAAGCCAGGCCGTCACGGTCTCGGGGCTGTCCTCGGCGAGCAGCTTCTTCTGGATCAGCGAGACGCCGGCCCACAGTACCGAGGCCACCAGCGGATAAAGGCTGGCGGTGGTGAAACTGGCGGAGAACGGATCCAGGATGATCAGCCCGCCGGCAAAGCCGACCAGCACGGCGAGCCAGCGCTCGAGCGAGACCTTTTCGCCCAGGAACATCCCGGCACCGAGCGTGACGATGAAGGGCGAGGTCATGACCAGCGCGATCGCCTGGCCGATCGGCACGGCATGCGAGAGGCCGAGCACCCAGAACTGCACGCCCACGGCGGCGAACAGCACACGCAACGCCTGCAGGCCGGGACGGCGGGATCTGAGCGAGGGCAGGCCGCGTCGCGCCGCCCAGGGCAGGATGACGACGAGGGCGACGGCATATTGCAGGAAGGCCGCCGTCGGCGCCGGCAGGTGCAGGGTGACGGTGGCGATCTGTTCGAGCGTGTTGACGCCGGCAAAGGCGACGCCGGCCAGGATCATCCAGAAGGCGCCCGCCACGGGCGCTCCGAGAGCGGAAGGTTTGGTAAGGGTAGACTGACTCATGTTGGTTCCCATCGGGTTCGACAACACGAAATCAGGGCATGAGCGAATAGGCACGCGCCGGCCGCAAGCGGCCGGTTCGCATCGTCTTCGCCGTTCTCTTCCATCCGGACTATGACCGTCGGCTTCGGAATTCAACCGAATCTGCTGACCCTTCCCGTTGGAACGGAAAGGCGCTCGCGGGCTTGAAGGAAAACCTTCTTACCGCCGGTGGGGAGTTGCACCCCGCCCTGAGAACGAGTCCCGGCCGCGAGGCCGAGCCGCCGATATTTAGGCGCTTGGCCGCATCACCGCAACCCGTGGCCGGGCAGGGGCTTTTCGCAGCCGGTTGCAGAACCTAGATTGGCGCCATGCAGGATTTTGCCGCCCTCCTCGACCGCCTGATCCTGACGCCCTCGCGCAACGCCAAGCTGCGGCTGATGGCGGAGTATTTCCGGGTCACCCCCGACCCCGATCGCGGCTGGGCGCTGGCGGCGCTGACTGGCGGGCTCGACGTGCCCTCGGTGAAGCCGGCCATGCTGCGTGCGCTGGTGGCCGAGCGCATCGACGAGGTGCTGTTCGCCTATTCCTATGACTATGTCGGCGACCTCGCCGAGACGATCGCGCTGGTGTGGGACGAGCGCGGCGGCCTGACGATGCGCGCCAACCCCACCGCGCAAACCGGCAGCAACATCCCGTCGATCTCGGCGATCGTCGAGACGCTGCTCGCCTCGTCGCGCGCCGATGGGCCGAAGCGGGTGGCGGCGTTTCTCGACGCGCTCGATTCCGATGGCCGCTGGGCGCTGCTGAAGCTCGTCACCGGCGGGCTGCGCATCGGCGTCTCGGCGCGGCTTGCCAAGCAGGCGCTGGCCGATTTCGGCGCCGAGAAGATCGAGGGCTTGCAGGTCAACGAAATCGAGGAGCTCTGGCACGGGCTGAAGCCGCCCTATCTGGCGCTGTTCGCCTGGCTGGAGGGGCGGGAGGAAAAGCCGATCTCCTCGGCGCGCGGTCCGTTCCGGCCGGTCATGCTGGCGCAGCCGCTGGAGGAAAACGACCTTCCGCGCATCGTGCCGGAGGTCTATGCGGCCGAGTGGAAATGGGACGGCATCCGCGTCCAGGCCGTGTCGGACGCCGGCGTGCGACGGCTCTATACCCGCACCGGCGAGGATATCGGCGATACCTTCCCCGACATGCTCGACGCGCTCGATTTCGAC encodes:
- a CDS encoding DMT family transporter, whose protein sequence is MSQSTLTKPSALGAPVAGAFWMILAGVAFAGVNTLEQIATVTLHLPAPTAAFLQYAVALVVILPWAARRGLPSLRSRRPGLQALRVLFAAVGVQFWVLGLSHAVPIGQAIALVMTSPFIVTLGAGMFLGEKVSLERWLAVLVGFAGGLIILDPFSASFTTASLYPLVASVLWAGVSLIQKKLLAEDSPETVTAWLLLLLAPVNLVLALPSGIAIPSGDAWMAIVAVGVLTAAAQGFLALAYAKADAAYVQPFDHVKLPLNVLAGWLVFGWVPSSQLWLGAALIVGASMFLLWRETRH
- a CDS encoding cisplatin damage response ATP-dependent DNA ligase; translation: MQDFAALLDRLILTPSRNAKLRLMAEYFRVTPDPDRGWALAALTGGLDVPSVKPAMLRALVAERIDEVLFAYSYDYVGDLAETIALVWDERGGLTMRANPTAQTGSNIPSISAIVETLLASSRADGPKRVAAFLDALDSDGRWALLKLVTGGLRIGVSARLAKQALADFGAEKIEGLQVNEIEELWHGLKPPYLALFAWLEGREEKPISSARGPFRPVMLAQPLEENDLPRIVPEVYAAEWKWDGIRVQAVSDAGVRRLYTRTGEDIGDTFPDMLDALDFDGAIDGELLVGRRAGEAIEPGSFSELQQRLNRKTVSGKLIASHPAFIRAYDCLVDGTDDLRTLPFRERRTRLETMVARSLAGRIDLSPLVAFDTADDLMAKRSLPPVPIIEGLMLKRWDSVYEPGRPKGPWFKWKRDPYTVDAVLMYAQRGHGKRSSFYSDYTFGVWKAGEGGDELVPVGKAYFGFTDEELVEIDRFVRRNTLNRFGPVREVTHNADVGLVLEVAFEGLNRSARHKSGVAMRFPRVSRLRWDKPPREADRIETLEALLEPEAG